The DNA segment AGGACAGCCCACCAGCGCGGGCGACTGGGGCTGGCAGGTGGGATGTGGGACACAGGCCAGGACCCCGGCCGGTTGCTCTCTCCAGTGACCAGGATGGCTCTGGGCCTTGTAAACACTCAGAGTGCAGCCTCTCCCCCAGAGATTCTGGTTCAGCAGCCCTGGGGGAGGCTCAGGCGTCGGCTTTTAATGAGAGTCCCTGGGGAATCCTAACACAGGGCCAAGCTTGTAAACCTCTGACCACAGCAAGTGAGGCGGGATTTACTCTGCCCATCTTATAGATGAAGAGGTGGAGCTGGAATGAGTGTGCTGGAATGCCAGCCgcagacattcattcattcaaccaacatttCGCTAAAGGAGGACAGGGGTTGGCCTGTCCGGCTCACTGCTGTTTCCCCAGAGCCTGGCCCTGCGCCTGACACACAGCAGGTTTGCTCAGTGGGTGAATTGGTGAATAAATAATTGGCTCTCTGAGCCAGGGCACACAAAACGTGGTCCTGGCCATCAGACTGCTCATAACCCCAAAGGGCGGCCAGAAGGTGAGCAGATAATTAAGATATAATGTGCTGACAGAGGGGGCAGGCGGGAGCACAGCCTGGGAGAAACGGAGAGCTGTTCTGGGGTCCTGAGCCCCGAACCCTGTGGGACCCCAGGAGGAGCCCATCCCTgtgctgggcctcagtctccccatgaGCAGGAGGAGAGGCCCTCGTTGATCAGGGGGGTGCTGGCTGCTCCTCAGACTCCCTGCCTCTGCCTTCCTGAGAAGGGTCACGGTCCCCACCCTGGAAGCCTTAGCTGTCCCCGGAGTTTCCTCTTTGCTTGGCTGCCTGCTTGCTGGGACGAACCCAAGATGCGAGGGAGAGAAAGCCTCTGGTCTCTGGGAGTTCATTTTCCCTCTGCCTTTTGTGTAGGCGACAAAGGAGCAAGAGCAGGACAGTGTCTTATTTCAGTGCCTTGGGACGGGTGGTGGCGTGGAGGAGAAGGAGGGTGGCGAGGAAGCAGGCGGGCTCGGACCTCAGCTTTCTCTGTCCCCGCCGCTCCGCGGAAGGGTGTGCGGCCCCCCACGGGTGGGCAAGAGAGCTTTCCCGGGGCACCACCACTGGGGGACAGCAGAGTAGGATCCGGGAGGGAGAAGTGAAAACCCCAACGGCTGGCGGGCGACACCTGTAACGCTCAGGCAGCCTCCCTGCAAAACAAACCGGGGCCATCTGAGTGGCCCCCAGCGCGGCAGCAGCTGAGCCCTGCAGGGGTGAAAGGGAAGGTTAGCCGGTGCTGCTTCCATAAGCAGATCCTCAAGGCACAGCGCTGTTTTTTAACAGCAAGTTACAAAGCAATACATAGAACCTGATCTCATTTATAAACAAAAGTAAAGCAAAGCTATGTATGTTTCGAGAGGGCTGGAGGACCCATCCAGGACCTTTTGGAGGGAAGTTCAGCAAACATGTTTACAGCTGTAACCTGGGATTGAggactggggagggggcaggagggggacTCATCTTCTGTGTTTTGCACGGTAAGAAATAATTTGTATACGACTCGGGTATTATAATGTGTAACGCCTTACATACAATGTGTATTTTGAGTGGCCATCCAGCTGGTGGTAAGATGTACTGTTCCCTGTCACTgagaaagagaaaacttgctggtTGGACCAGGGCCATTGATTGTCAGATGCAGGCCCGTGTTAGAGGTGCTAACATGAGAAGAAATGACGTCTTGGAATTGATGAGGTGCAGTGTCCCCCTGCATTTGACACCCTGAAGCCACCCACTCACTGATCACCTCCACCAGGATCTCGGAGGCACGGGGCTCTCTGGTGGGTGCTGTGGGAGGTCCAGGACTGACTCACCCATGGCCCCATCTCAGCGACCGACCTCCACCTCCATTTAGGAGGGGAAACAAGTCGGTGTGTAAATCACGACGGAGAAAAGGAAAGCTCAGGGTCATGAAAGAAGCGTGGAGTGTGTTGGGGCAGACACGTGTAGTTGAGAGGAGGGAGCTGGTCCAGCCGGCTTGGGGTGGGAGTCAGGGAGGACTTCCTGGTGGGGCtgcatttgaaagaatggaaaggGAAGATTTTGACTTAAGGAAAAGGACAGGTTGGCCTTCCAGGTAGACTGGGAGCAGGAGGGCCTGGTAGGACTGGGAGTGGGGCAGGAATGTGGGTGGGACAGGGGAGGGGAGCCGTGTGGGTGCAGGATCCTGGGACTGGCTGGGATGCCACTACCCAGTGAGCCCAGAGAGTTGGGGTTGAGGAGCAAAGCCCAGGCTGCTCCAGCTCTGGAACTTTCCTGCCAAGCCAAGGGGAATGCCCTCTGCCAGCTCCCACAGCTGCTGGTTTTCTTCACTGGATTGCCAGCGATATTCAAAGTGGGGAAGGGAACTGACCAAATGGAGCCAGGTTCactaaagcacagagaggtcGGGTCCCTGGTTCATGGTCACACAGCCAGGCCTCAAGGCTAGACAAGCTTGGGCTGCTGCTCTTATGGTCCAGAACAATGTGGGATGACCCTGTCCTACGGGAGGCTTGGTGACTGAACTACcttctccctttgtctctctcctgaTGTCTTACCCATGCTGCTGGACCACTTGACTTCTCTCTGTCTACATCTGTTTTTCTGCTTTGGATCTCTGGGCGCTCTCTCTGTTCCCTCTCTGTACCCCCACTGCTatctcccttcctgccctccatTCTCTGCACTGGTctaccttctctccctccctccctctcctctgttCAGGTCTGACCACTTTGAAAAGGGCCCATCTGAACAACAACAAGGAGGACCAGCAGGACATGGACCCCTGGAGAATTGCCCGCAGCCCCTCAGACACCTCCAAGTTCAAGTACCAGGCCCCAGTCTCCCCACAGCCATCCCTGCACCTGGAGGAGGTCCGGCCTCCAACCCCCTCAGCCATCAGCCAAGACCGCCCCAGTGTGGACCCACAGCCTAAGTCTGTGCTGGAGGGGGGCCCCAGACCCTCCTCATGGGAGAGCAGGGCTACCTTCCAAGAGAAGCCTCAGCTgtaccaggggctggaggaaggcccCAACTTGGGCTCACAGGGCCAGAGGAGCAGCGTCATTCCTGACAACATTCGCCACAAGTTTGGGAGCAACATGGTGGACCAGCTGGTCTCCGAGGATCAGGTGGCAGAGCGGGGCCCAGGAGGCTAAGGGGAGCAGGAGGGGCATGCGTGGAGACTTTTTATGAGGGCCCCCAAGGAACCTGCTCTTGAGTACAGAGCCCCTGTAATAACATCGTTAGAAAGtagtgtttactgagcacttgctatgtgccaCAGCACCTTCACATATAAcaattcatttaatcttcccagtgAGGAAGGTACTTAATTAACCCTATCTATTAATAAGGGGCCCAAGGATTAGAGGGGTTAAGTTAACCAAACTCTGTGCATTTTATGGAATGAGGCACCAAACTGGGCCAGCAGATTTAGGAGCCCTAGCCCTTATAACTTTGAAGTCTCGAGTTTGAATTAGATGCATTTAACTTAAACAAGTCTCCTAAAGGAGATAGCACTGAGCAGAAgacttgggtttgaattctgCCTTTGCCCCTGAATGCTGGGTGACTTTGTATAATTTACTCCCCCTCTCTGGGCTTTAGTCTTTGTACCTGTAAAGTGAGGCAGTTGGACTAGATCAAGCTGGTAAATACATGACATGGGCGCACCATCATTGTCCCAGCCCAAATTcatggcagacatcactaatcactaGTGGAACTTTTTACCACCTGATACATTATTCCAGGGAGCCACTGAAAGCTGAGATAAAACTTGTCCGCCTTTTATGGTCAGATGGTAAGGGTTCTTCCTGCTCTGGCATTTTGAGACATAGTGTCAAAGCTACTGTCTCAACCCTCATAACAACTACACTGTGCACTTGGCCAGGCAGTTGTTACTGTTTCCTTTTTAACTGATGGTAAAACTGAAGTTCCCATTGGTGATGTGATCTGCTCAGGGTCACATTGAGCAAGTGGAAGAATCAGGATCACAAAGGCTGTGCGCTGGGACCCATTCCATTTTGTCCTTCTAGGGTGTGGTGACCCGCCCCCCCCGCCCACCTGTTAGTTGGGGAGATCACAATCCTAAATGTCCTGCCCCACCTGGAGGATCTTGTCCCCGTTTGAGATTCATCTGCATGGCCACTATCTTCCACTGTCCCTCTTGGCCTTAGGAAGGTAATGTTTCTCTCTCTGGCCATCATCTCAGCCTTGAATCAAGAGATCTGGtttttctgtccagctgtgacaCATATCACAGATGTCATCCAGGCAGCTAGAAGCTACTTCAAAGGCCATCCAGTTCTGCTCTGATCCCATTTTACAAGTAGGGAATCTGAGGCCTGGAGACGAGCAGAGACATGCCCAACATCAGCAGCTGGTAtatggcagaactgggattcaaacccaggtttcTTGGCTCTGAGGTCTGGGCTCAaccactctgggcctcagtttatcCATTGGTACAAGGAAGTAGTTGGCCCCAGTGAAATCTAAGGACCCACCCAGAGCTGGTTTGTATGATGCCTCCATCATGGGAGGCGAATCTGGGGCTCTGTGGTTCACCAGCTGTGCGAACAGGGTGATTCCTGGCCCTGAGGCCCAGTTCCCTCATTTATAAAACAGTGGAAATAATATCACCTTTAAAAGTGCTCTCCTGGTGATGTACACGGTGGGTACTCAGGACAGGGAGGAAGTTTTATGATACTTCGCCCTGATGCCCACGTGGGAGGTGGCGTGGCGGGAGAGGGTGGAGGGGCCTCTGGGGCTTCCAGCTCCCAGCCCCGGGGGCTGGTTGAAGGCCACAGGCTCAGGGTGAGTTGCGGCAGAAAGGGCAGGTcagagggagggggaggagcGGGGACGTGTGGGCCTGACCCTCTTCTGGATCCCTCgtctcttctccctctcccctgTCAGGCTCGAAAGGCCATTGGTGACGTTTTGGAAGGCCAGAAGAGGGCAAGCTCACGGTCCAGCAGGACCCAGAGGCCCTGGGAAAGCCCGTCCATCTATTCAGACTACTATGATCTGGGCTACAACGTGCGGGCAAACTTATTTCAAGGTCAGGCCAAAGGGCAAGGATGGGGCTGTGAACACCCATGGTCCCCAGGGCATTGGGCAGGAAAGGCCTCTGGGGTGTCTACTCCGTTCCTGGACCTCCATGGTCCCAGACCCCAGGATATATCCCCAGGTACTCATTTCACAGCCACCAAGGCCAGTGTCTGTGCCCCTggggccaggccctgtgccaagTGCTAGGAACGTCCAGTTCCCGGGCAGGCCTGCTCTCACCGCACAGACGATCCGTCCCGGTGGGCAGTCAGCCCTCCCTTGCTTCCCGACACCTCCCGTGTCCTCATCTGCCAGGATGAGGCCTGGGTGCTCTGGTTCCTTTGGTGATAACATCAGGTTTTCTGAACTCAAAGCTCAACTCAGCCACTCACTGGGTGTGGCCCCAGGCAGaatccttaacctctctgtgcctcagtccccttctcagtacaatggggataataatgatgATATGGCCCTCTAGGTCGCTGGCAGGACTCTATGAAGTGGCCTGTGGCTCTGAAGGAGTGCTTGGTAGCTGCCAGGCCATTCATTTTCCTTCCCAGAGGCTGGTGGTGGCACCAGCTGGGAGAAGGGTTGGAGACTCGGCATCGACGGAGCATCTTGCAGGTCACTGTGCCTGCCTGTTTGCTTAGTGGGGGGCGTTACTAGGGTCGTTTCACAGGTGGAGGGACACACTTGCCCCCAGACCTTTCAGAAATTCAAGGTGGATGGTCATCTCAGATTGTAATCTCAAATCCAAGTTTTTCTTCTGCTTCCAAAGCCGCAGACTCTTTCCTCAGCATCGGGTCACCCCCCAAGCTGTGGCCCTCTTCCCAAGGGATTAATGAATTGCTCAGATGGATTGAAGCCAGCATGCGAGGGCTTCTCTCTGCCCCATGTTCTAGTTCAGTCTCAGTGCAAAAAGCTGTGTTTCTGgccctcttccttcctctgtctCACTCCAGGCCCTGGCCAGTGCCCCCAGGGCCCAGCCACCCACTGGAGGCCTTTTGGGGTCTCTCTTTGAGAATGGAGGTGGGTGGAgggtgctgggggagggaagagggcagGCTCACATTGCCCTGTGCTGGGCCTCAGGGATCCTGCCTTCCACTTACTTCTTACACAACGCTCTAGGGTAATGTTTacaggaatgtaaaagaatagaaGAGGCTTCTGTGTACTTGTCTCCCGGCCAGGACCTGAGCCAGGGGTGTGCCAGAGCCGGCTCAAACCAGCTCGACCCGTTCACAAGAGTAGATTGTTGAATTTGCCTTCATTGACTGGCATCACAATGCTATATAGCAATCGGCGGTGGTAGTATTTATACTCCAGAAATTGGCAAGCGCTGCACATTAGGGCTTGACCTTGAGCACACTATGTCAGTGAGCCTCGCCCTGCATCCCCGGTTCCACCCGCAGCAGTCCTTGCGCCAGCTCTTCCAGGATGTTGAAGCTCTTTTGTTGGAACAGAAGTTCAGAGAGGAAAGCAGAGAGGAGACAgctcagtggggagagtggggagggcCACCGGAAGTCTTCTCTCCCAGTGAGATGGGAAGCCAAGGCAGGCAGGAGAACGGCATTGTTTAACATAGGTTAGAGCATCACTCCAGTTGCTGTATTGAGAACAGATGTAGGGGAGCTGAGGCAGAAACAGGGAGCCCTGTGAGGAGGTGGCTGCAAAAGTCCAGGTGGGACAGAGGATGGTGGCTTGGTCTATGGACAGGGCAGGGGCACTACACTACTCTGGAGGGCACCATTGTACAATATGGTGGCCCAGGGAAGTAACAGTGAGGGTGACCTGACGTAGTAAGATTCTGGGGATTTGTGTAAGGTAGATTGAACAGAATATGCTAATGAATGGATTTGGGGTATATGAGGGAGGGATGAAGGTTGATTTCAAGGGTTTTGTAGGATAGAATTGCTATTTGCTGAGATAGAGGGCTTCCAGGAGGAGTGGGTTGAAGAAATCCTAGCCCATGCTGAGTCATAAGGAAAGTCTTTTATATAATCTTCTCAAATATTTAgttttgcttttcacatttaaatctttaatccacctggagttgatttctgtttttagtgtgAAGCAGGGATTCATTTTTAATTCACCCTTTATGCGGATTACCAATTGTCTCAGCACCTTTTGCTGAACAGTCCCACCTTTTCCCTCAGTGACCTAGGGTGCCACCACTGGTATCCATCAAGTTTCCATGTGGGCACGGATCAGTTTCAAGGCTCTCTTTTCTTCCCATTGGTATAATATTACACTTTTAATTACCAAGCATTATAAGGAGTCTTATATCTGGGTGGACAATCCCCACCCACCCTTGgccccactaccaccaccactggCTAAGGTCTTGGGTATTCTAGGTTCTTTACCCCTCCATATACACTTTAAAATCAGTTTGTCAGTTTCCAATGACACACCCT comes from the Manis pentadactyla isolate mManPen7 chromosome 10, mManPen7.hap1, whole genome shotgun sequence genome and includes:
- the CIMIP4 gene encoding testis-expressed protein 33; translation: MDPWRIARSPSDTSKFKYQAPVSPQPSLHLEEVRPPTPSAISQDRPSVDPQPKSVLEGGPRPSSWESRATFQEKPQLYQGLEEGPNLGSQGQRSSVIPDNIRHKFGSNMVDQLVSEDQARKAIGDVLEGQKRASSRSSRTQRPWESPSIYSDYYDLGYNVRANLFQGAPEEMKSLMKASYTPEVIEKSVRDMEHWHGRKTDDLGRWHQKNAMNINLQKALDEKHGEKSKSKSFKY